In the Maribacter sp. MJ134 genome, one interval contains:
- a CDS encoding PorP/SprF family type IX secretion system membrane protein, which produces MKPITKNIAIIAAILFMSVCETKAQQTPTFSEYNYNPYLVNSAFAGLTPSAEINLSNSGFFNQIEGSPRSFALSVHSPFNRGKIGLGAGFIRDEIGVTTSTSAFATYSYKIFFDTKSNRPYWQIYTPNSLSFAISPGVQQFQDNLTQLGIMGDPNFAQDINATIPTIGVGILLNLANFYVGLSTPNVLGDALASNDENLDLSSPYYGYLGYRFFSNRFEELMVKPNVLVKYENGAPLEVDLNLAVSFKNKFEIGTGYRTNSSINLLAGIYLFKNIRAIYNYNLTLNDSPLGNTHGIVVSYLFGDGYARD; this is translated from the coding sequence ATGAAACCTATAACAAAGAACATCGCTATAATTGCGGCAATACTTTTCATGTCCGTATGCGAGACAAAAGCACAACAGACCCCGACCTTCTCGGAATACAACTATAACCCCTATCTGGTGAACTCGGCCTTCGCCGGGCTGACCCCAAGTGCGGAGATAAACCTGAGCAACTCCGGCTTCTTCAATCAGATAGAGGGCAGTCCCAGAAGTTTTGCGCTCAGTGTACACAGTCCCTTCAACAGGGGGAAAATCGGTCTGGGGGCAGGCTTCATCAGGGACGAGATAGGCGTTACCACCTCTACCAGTGCATTTGCCACATACTCCTACAAGATATTCTTCGACACCAAGAGCAACAGGCCCTATTGGCAAATATACACGCCCAACTCCCTATCCTTTGCAATCTCGCCCGGTGTACAACAGTTTCAGGACAACCTTACACAGCTGGGCATCATGGGCGACCCGAACTTTGCGCAGGACATCAACGCTACCATTCCCACCATCGGTGTGGGCATACTCTTGAACCTTGCCAATTTCTATGTGGGACTTTCAACACCTAACGTACTAGGGGACGCCCTGGCATCCAATGACGAGAACCTGGACCTGAGCAGTCCCTACTACGGCTATCTGGGATACCGGTTCTTCTCCAACCGCTTCGAGGAACTCATGGTCAAACCCAACGTACTGGTCAAATACGAGAACGGTGCGCCCTTGGAGGTAGACCTGAACCTTGCGGTAAGTTTTAAGAACAAGTTCGAAATCGGAACCGGGTACAGGACAAATTCCTCCATCAACCTTTTGGCGGGAATATACCTCTTCAAGAACATCAGGGCCATCTACAACTACAACCTTACCCTGAACGATTCGCCTTTAGGAAACACGCACGGTATCGTGGTGAGCTACCTTTTCGGCGATGGGTATGCGAGGGATTGA